The Littorina saxatilis isolate snail1 unplaced genomic scaffold, US_GU_Lsax_2.0 scaffold_739, whole genome shotgun sequence region cctcgatagctcataggTTGAGAAACCACACTGTGTGGTCACTGCTTGGTGACTGAAAAGTTCTGAATGCTCAAATATTCGAAAGAGGAAAGAGCTCATACATACTGCATTTACACTATTCATTTCAGGTTTCAACACACAGAATCCAATATAAGATCCataagtttggttgttttctaaatcaaaaTCTACGTTGTACCAGACACAAGgtctcaaggcaagtaactctcatattttgtgtagaaaatagagttgttcccattttgcatttGTACAAATAAAAAGACAGTAATCTGTAGGTCAATTATATTTCACTTCATAAATAGAACTTTTTTTCCCGAGATacttaaacatgaaaagaacgcAAAAATATTTGCCTTATCGTCTTAGCAGAACAACTATGTACTTTATTTTATTCGAAATTAAATTAACTGCTATAAAGAGTTTGCAGAATTGCGCAATTTTCACAGAACTCTTCAACCATGGATTaatcacatgcttgtgcaggtaGACTGGCTGAGTGAATAATACTTAatcaaaataattatgtgtgctgtgggcaggctgtctgtctgtccaaggaCAAAAAATGTAACGTTGAGCTGTTATCTCAGAAGTTTATacagctagacctctgaaactttgcacacttttagggtttgatgatttcacgaagtgaccccagtttcgttgaccctcatcaaattttggggtcacagcggggtcatgttcgtttaataaaaacttaacgttgatgtTATCTCAGATGTGTTTTTAGCTAGAGCTTTAATAGTACGCACACTTCTAGGTTTTGATAATCTACCAACTTGACATAAgattgtgggcggggatgtagctcagtcggtagcgcgctagatttgtatccagttgcctgctgtcagcgtgagttcgtccccacgttcggcgggagatttatttatcggagtcaactttgtgtgcagactctcctcggtgtctgaacacccccgtgtgtacacacaagcacaagaccaagtgcgcatgaaaaagatcttgtaatccatgtcagagttcggtgggttatagaaacacgaaaatacccagcatgcttcctccgaaagcggcgtatggctgcctaaatggtggggtaaaaacggtcatacacgtaaaattccactcgtgcaaactacgtgcacgtgggagtttcagcccacgaacgcataagaagaagaagacgacataaggttgattgaccttcgtcacagcccacttcgtcaacatcacgggccaaagaatctagacacagccatcgtcgaacgctgaagaagaagaagattgaccttcgtcaagttttggggtcacagggggtcatgttcgaatcaaaatatcttaacattgatgttatctcaggtgtttttgaagcttgagctttgaaactttgaacacttgaAGGATTTGATCATCTACCTACGTGACCCTAGTTTGATTGATccctgtcacattttggggtcacagtggggtcaagtttgtaaaagctttacattgcggttttctcagttatttttattaaatttcACTGAATTGTATGTGTTATTAACCAGCAGACATTACCAAaattttgcttatttttatcAAATTTTAGAGTCCCAGCAgttagtggaatcctccttttaagacctacaagacCCTTAAGCAAGGCTTATGGACATGACGAAGAAAAGTCATATAAAGCAATTGCTtttcttgatttatttctttgcaaaattgaagaaaggtggattaaatgggttacacaccttttctcaatgatatatattaaaaataatggtcttgattctcggtcatgaaaaagcactTTGACCATTACTTTTTAATATTTACTGAGCATGTTACCTGTACTTATTTCCCAATAACTCTTTAATCAGAATTTGTGTGGTGAAATCACATATGGAAACGGATCTCTGTTTGTTATATTGCAGGTGGAAAATGGTGATTCATGGGGCAATCGATGGCTTTAGCCGGGCCACTACCTTCCTCCATGCCACCGAAACAACAGGTCAGAGACCGTTCGGGATCTGTTTTTGGGTGGAACCCAACGCTTTGGACTCCCGTCAAGAGTCCGCATGGACCATGGTGGCGAGAATCTGGATGTCGTCGCCCTCATGAATGAACACAGGGGAGAAGGGAGAGGCAGTGCGATGCAAGGCCGCAGTGACCATAACCAAAGGATCGAGCGTCTCTGGCTCGACGTCTGGAAAGATGTGGTGAACCCTTACCATGACCTGTTTACTGCAATGGGAACACCACAGGCAGAAGGTGGTCTGGGGATACTGAACATGGACAATCCCATTCACTTGTGGGCCCTCCACTATGTTTTTCTGCCCAGGCTGAACCGGTCCCTACAGTGGATTGTGGAACAGAAGAACCACCAACCCCTGAGGACAGAGCGCAACATAACTCCCCTGCAGCTCTTCTTCAGGGGGATGCTGGAGAGACGAGCCAGCACATCCACAGCAGTACAGGACTTCTGGAAAGGGAGAAGCCTTCAATCGATAATCGAGGACCATCCTTTGCCAGACAGTCGTTAGGATGTGCCTGCCACGGCTTGCCCCCTCTCTGAGGAACAGCTCGTGCAACTAACGGAGCGCATTGACCCTCGGAGTGGGCCACCCACCGATCAACATGGTCAGATGTTGTTCTCCAGTTCGTTGCCAACATGctcgagtaaaaaaaaagttagcttgtggaCACCCCAAACCTGAAGTGTATAGCAGACCtgtgaacccatacgattttgccatattttgtacgcttgattgtccAGACTACAAGCAGATTGGTCAGTGGAATCACAAGAAAAATTCATTGTCTACTTTTATTTACAAGCGCATTCCAAAGCCGAtccagtgttttgacacatgattactgcttttgtcaatgaaagaagCATTCGTTTTAAATTGTAAACTTATTAGGCTACTTGCCCTATCCGCTCCAGCCACGTAATCGTGCAATAAATCTGCAATATCTTGCATGGCGTTGGGAGGTGTGCCTCAATTTGCGGGTTTGCTTTGAGACCTCAGAGTAAGGATGTGTCTGGGTGCAGACACTTCGCCTTCAAAAAAGTTAATTTGCACTGAGCAGCATTGGGCTGCAACAATGAAAGCCTCAAAAACAATCATAAAGTTTGTTCAAAGTACCAAGCATGGTAGAAGGTATAAGcaactgtttttttcaaattggtTTAAATCTGCGCTCTAATTCTAAACCAATCTTTGTAAAGTGGAAAGTCATTCAAATAAAGCGAAATTATGTCCGCtgtgtattttattatttttaaacacaggtactgcaccacgaaaacaatattgctaaaaaaaaatataaaaaaatatgtacactttgtgaaagaaagttgtaaagaAAGTTTTACACAATGATTTGCCATTAGGTTACCTGTTTAATTGCACCAAATTTCTTTTGATGTATCTATAGTATAGATTTATAAGGttgaaaattgctgaaagtttttaaaacagactattgtttttgaaaaagaccttagtgtatttttaggtttattgatgctagatatatttatatatatatatatatatatggcttgcCCAATCCAACGTATAAAGGAACTCATTGTTATTCAgccattaaccttcgccggcactcgttatcgactacacacggacgcattcgtggggccgtgcagacccatgcttctcaaagaaggaaaaatgtgcatatccttccgtggcactcgtggggccgtgcagacccatgcttctcaaagaaagaaaaatatgcatatcctttcgtgggtccgtgcggacacagaagggtgtttgatgcaaatatctcttaaacgagttggaattttttaatgagcttttagaaatgcctcagacacctaaaaagctatcatctcctaaaagctcattaaatttcagtgataattaattaattaattaatggtcaaatttagactacacacggtatttggtaaaatattatgggtctgcatggccccacgagtgccacggaagggtttgcacaattgtccttctttgagaagtatgggtccgcatggacccacgagtgcctcggaagggtattcacgcttttccttctttgagaagtatgggtccgcacgtccccacgaatgcttccgtgtgtagtctaaatttgaccattaattaattaattaattatcactgaaatttaatgagcttttaggagatgaaagctttgtaggtgtctgaggcatttctaaaagctcattaaaaaattccaactcgtttaagagatataaaatttgcaatcaaacacccttctgggtccgcacggacccacgagtgcctcggaagggtatacacgcttttccttctttgagaagtatgggtccgcacgtccccacgaatgcttccgtgtgtagtctaaatttgaccattaattaattaattaattatcactgaa contains the following coding sequences:
- the LOC138954769 gene encoding uncharacterized protein isoform X1, which translates into the protein MDHGGENLDVVALMNEHRGEGRGSAMQGRSDHNQRIERLWLDVWKDVVNPYHDLFTAMGTPQAEGGLGILNMDNPIHLWALHYVFLPRLNRSLQWIVEQKNHQPLRTERNITPLQLFFRGMLERRASTSTAVQDFWKGRSLQSIIEDHPLPDSR